A region of Theileria annulata chromosome 2, complete sequence, *** SEQUENCING IN PROGRESS *** DNA encodes the following proteins:
- a CDS encoding small nuclear ribonucleoprotein, putative (chr2.cand.402 -small nuclear ribonucleoprotein) — MSTKMKQDTTSMELDNKDNPVGPLSILEECVRENCQVLINCRNNRKILARVKAFDRHCNMILTDVREMWTVRGKGTGKKKLETKDRFITRLFLRGDSVIVVLKNPK; from the exons atgtcAACAA AAATGAAACAAGATACGACGTCGATGGAACTCGACAACAAGGACAACCCAGTTGGCCCATTGTCAATTTTGGAGGAATGTGTCAGAGAAAACTGTCAAGTCCTAATAAACTGCAGAAATAATCGCAAAATTCTGGCCAGA GTGAAAGCTTTTGATAGACATTGTAATATGATACTAACAGATGTAAGAGAGATGTGGACGGTCAGAGGAAAAGGAACAGGCAAAAAGAAACTAGAAACCAAAGATAGATTTATAACAAGACTCTTCCTAAGAGGAGATTCCGTAATCGTTGTCTTAAAAAATCCAAAATAA
- a CDS encoding ATP-dependent RNA helicase, putative (chr2.C.cand.119 - ATP-dependent RNA helicase) gives MSSDSDPELELEKYKSRLMSSINRKMTVTIDQDDEKDSDSPTFEDLGVCVELCRACKELGWKTPTKIQIEAIPIALSGKDIIGLAETGSGKTAAFTIPILQKLLEKPQRLFSLILAPTRELSLQIKEQLISLEIGLDVCLILGGLDMVSQALQLSKKPHIIVGSPGRIADHLQNTKGFSLETIKYLVLDEADKLLSADFDDSLNKIIISLPKDKVTYLYSATMTSKITKLQKVTLMKPIQINVNTKYHTNELLIQKYLLIPLKFKYTYLACILWKYSTSTIMVFCNTCLTSQKVTLFLQNLSFKSVCLHGKLSQIQRLNSLNSFKTGLFNILVVTDVGSRGIDIPFVDLVINFDVPNTSKDYIHRVGRTARAGKSGISLTLITQYDIEAFQRIEYALNKKLEEYKDISEEEVYSKYDECCNSLRNEEMDHKKKFQLIKTNKKNQKYNKSKFKLLR, from the exons ATGAGTTCTGATTCTGATCCCGAATTAGAATTAGAGAAGTATAAATCTCGCCTAATGTCATCAATTAACCGTAAAATGACTGTAACCATCGATCAAGATGATGAAAAAGACTCTGATTCACCAACTTTTGAGGATTTGGGTGTTTGCGTAGAACTTTGTAGAGCTTGTAAGGAACTTGGCTGGAAAACACCTACCAAAATACAAATCGAGGCAATTCCAATTGCTTTATCCGGCAAGGATATAATTGGTTTGGCGGAGACTGGATCGGGGAAAACAGCCGCATTCACGATCCCAATTTTACAGAAGTTACTAGAGAAACCACAACGTTTGTTTTCATTGATCCTTGCTCCAACTAGAGAACTATCCCTACAAATCAAAGAACAGTTAATATCTCTAG AAATCGGATTAGACGTTTGCTTGATACTCGGCGGACTTGATATGGTATCACAGGCCCTACAGTTGAGCAAGAAACCTCACATCATAGTCGGTTCTCCCGGTAGAATCGCAGACCATTTGCAAAACACGAAGGGGTTTTCACTAGAAACTATCAAATACTTGGTCCTTGATGAGGCAGATAAACTACTCTCGGCAGATTTTGACGACTCTctaaacaaaataataatc AGTCTCCCCAAAGATAAAGTCACATATCTCTACAGTGCTACCATGACTAGTAAGATTACAAAGTTGCAAAAAGTAACACTCATGAAGCCAATTCAA ATAAACGTGAATACTAAATACCACACAAACGAACTCCTGATCCAAAAGTACCTACTGATTCCCTTGAAGTTCAAGTACACTTACTTGGCCTGCATTTTATGGAAATACTCAACCAGCACTATTATGGTCTTTTGCAACACTTGCCTTACTTCTCAAAAAGTGACTCTTTTCCTACAGAACCTGTCCTTTAAATCA GTCTGTTTGCACGGGAAATTGAGTCAAATTCAAAGACTAAACTCACTAAACTCGTTCAAAACAG GCCTCTTCAACATACTAGTTGTTACTGACGTTGGCAGCCGTGGCATTGACATCCCCTTCGTGGACCTTGTAATCAACTTCGACGTCCCAAACACAAGCAAAGACTATATTCACCGCGTTGGTAGAACGGCCAGGGCAGGGAAATCTGGCATCTCACTAACCCTAATAACTCA GTATGACATCGAGGCATTTCAAAGAATTGAATACGCACTAAACAAAAAACTGGAAGAGTACAAG GACATTTCTGAGGAGGAGGTGTATAGTAAGTACGACGAGTGCTGTAACAGCTTGAGAAATGAAGAAATGGACCACAAGAAGAAGTTCCAGCTGATCAAGACGAATAAAAAGAACCAGAAATACAACAAATCGAAGTTTAAATTACTGCGCTAA
- a CDS encoding initiation factor 4E, putative (all_bases.cand.1338 - PF01652 Eukaryotic initiation factor 4E) gives MAESASVAVNGTKKCPSLTFNKNTEDHAKLSELFESTTINLDTPLSLKNKWVIWEQIVKMPEHSQNDYKEHTKPLVSFDSVQAFWNLWFNIPQPSELATNKRLARECSDGSEHFVDAIMVFRDGVQPMWEDPLNKDGGHFDYRFRPTDVQQLTVDEYWNNIILGLVGSTIPLCEFINGVRLVDKLSSRFPVLRIEVWFKNLGEANDPTQLMKSVGSCMARKLDGSVGTIPKGDLKWH, from the exons ATGGCAGAGTCAGCTAGTGTTGCTGTTAATGGCACAAAAAAGTGTCCGTCTTTAACTTTTAACAAGAATACAGAAGACCATGCTAAATTATCAGAATTATTTGAATCG ACAACAATAAACCTTGATACTCCCCTGTCTTTGAAGAATAAATGGGTGATATGGGAACAGATAGTAAAGATGCCAGAACACTCCCAAAATGATTATAAAGAACACACAAAACCATTGGTTTCATTTGATTCTGTACAG GCCTTTTGGAATTTGTGGTTTAATATTCCACAACCCAGTGAATTGGCTACCAATAAAAGATTGGCCCGTGAGTGTTCCGACGGTTCTGAGCATTTTGTTGACGCCATTATGGTGTTcag GGACGGAGTGCAACCAATGTGGGAAGATCCGTTGAATAAGGATGGAGGACACTTCGATTACCGTTTCAGACCAACAGATGTACAACAACTCACAGTGGATGAATACTGGAATAACATTATTTTGGGACTTGTAGGATCAACCATTCCACTTTGCGAGTTTATTAATGGAGTTAGATTAGTGGACAAACTCAGCTCACGTTTCCCAGTCCTCAGAATAGAAGTCTGGTTCAAAAATTTGGGAGAAGCAAATGATCCTACACAACTCATGAAATCTGTAGGCTCATGTATGGCACGAAAACTT GACGGTAGTGTTGGAACAATACCTAAGGGTGATTTAAAATGgcattaa
- a CDS encoding MDR-family, ABC transporter, putative (chr2.C.cand.116 - ABC transporter;~5 probable transmembrane helices predicted for TA14825 by TMHMM2.0 at aa 54-76, 96-113, 173-195, 199-221 and 320-342): protein MGQCVLGHGRNRQSSHQPITVDILENKATKADILKLVKPLFWPEKTDLTSRPHIFLRFLIVLSLFSLFIGKSLSILAPMYVGWTLDQLVLRNTRETITNMFLYFLLLFSSICFDELRNFTYRYVQFICINDLSLKLYEHVHSLNYHWFTTSRAGQIVRSIYRGCESMRELSQFGIITLVPTILESIVIIIVFFTVYKNIFLGMILFFGLTIYFTLTILVTNWRMKTREAQNDKDNDMHSIANDSVNNFESVKLFTNEKFELTKYAKAVGMYELFNYKVLNSLSLINVGQDLVVQTTTFLCLLMGILQILKDKTKIGTFTVILTYLFRIFKPLYILGTVYSTIIKGIVGIQDAANLLKIESTVQDSPDCVELDLNTEHDPIIEFRNVTFSYVTDNCPMDNLILKKVSFSLCKNRSLAIVGPTGTGKTTIFRLLCRLYDPLMGEVMVNGRSVKEYSQRSLRSKLGVVSQDTILFHDSIRNNVRYAKPDATDDEIFDALKKAEFYDRVMQFPDKLDTLVGDRGIKLSGGEKQRVSIARCFLKNPPIIILDEATSSLDSKTESQIQNTINSLVNKKTTITIAHRLSTIINADTILVLYKGEIIEQGRHQELLKLNGFYKSLWDVQRKKQSEIFDQDNKSAGNSQEKDEIVLLKAEESVEGQKSDENTKETSKSVYEGNSEKENFKLDPSFIDKRDSFNRYFNKRHLEIVKLLVKYGANVYSPAKNGMTCLHFAAQKGHLEVLKFVRF from the exons atggGTCAATGCGTTTTAGGCCATGGCCGAAATAGGCAATCAAGTCACCAGCCTATAACTGTAGAtattttggaaaataaaGCAACAAAAGCAGACATTTTAAAG TTGGTAAAGCCATTATTTTGGCCTGAAAAAACAGATCTCACATCACGTCCACATATATTTCTAAGATTCTTAATAGTACTATCACTTTTCTCACTGTTTATCGGCAAAAGCTTGTCAATTTTGGCACCAATGTACGTTGGATGGACATTGGACCAGTTGGTGCTCAGGAATACAAGGGAAACCATTACAAACATGTTTTTGTACTTTCTTTTgttattttcttcaatttGCTTCGATGAGCTGAGGAATTTCACATACCgatat GTCCAatttatatgtataaaCGATTTATCACTAAAGCTGTACGAACATGTACATTCCCTAAATTATCACTGGTTTACAACGTCCAGAGCAGGACAGATCGTGAGGTCCATATACAGAGGGTGCGAGAGCATGAGAGAGTTGTCACAATTCGGAATAATCACACTAGTTCCTACCATACTCGAGTCGATAGTAATCATTATAGTTTTCTTCACCGTATACAAGAATATCTTCCTAGGCATGATACTGTTTTTTGGACTTACAATCTATTTCACATTAACGATTTTGGTTACCAACTGGCGTATGAAGACGAGAGAAGCACAAAACGACAAGGACAATGACATGCATTCAATTGCCAATGATTCAGTCAATAATTTCGAATCAGTGAAACTGTTCACAAACGAAAAGTTCGAGCTCACCAAATATGCAAAGGCAGTTGGAATGTACGAACTTTTCAACTATAAAGTCCTCAACTCCCTATCACTCATCAATGTAGGGCAGGATTTAGTAGTCCAAACGACCACTTTCTTGTGTTTACTCATGGGAATTCTCCAGATTTTAAAGGATAAAACCAAAATTGGCACATTCACCGTTATACTAACATATCTCTTTCGTATATTTAAACCCTTGTATATACTGGGAACCGTATATAGTACCATAATAAAGGGTATTGTAGGCATTCAAGACGCAGCAAATCTCTTGAAAATCGAG AGTACTGTCCAAGATTCTCCAGACTGTGTTGAGTTGGATCTCAACACCGAACACGATCCAATAATCGAGTTTCGTAACGTTACCTTCTCCTATGTTACGGACAACTGTCCAATGGATAACCTGATACTGAAAAAAGTTAGCTTTTCACTTTGTAAAAATCGGTCCCTGGCCATTGTTGGACCAACAGGAACTGGAAAGACTACCATCTTCAGGTTATTATGCAGGCTTTATGATCCTTTAATGGGTGAGGTGATGGTAAATGGAAGGTCTGTTAAAGAATATTCTCAACGTAGTTTGCGATCTAAACTTGGAGTGGTTTCTCAGGACACGATTTTGTTCCACGATTCCATAAGAAATAATGTAAGGTACGCTAAACCAGATGCTacagatgatgaaatttTTGACGCCTTGAAAAAGGCCGAATTCTACGATAGAGTAATGCAATTCCCAGACAAACTAGATACTCTAGTGGGAGATAGAGGAATCAAGTTATCAGGTGGAGAAAAGCAAAG AGTTTCAATCGCAAGATGTTTCTTGAAAAATCCACCAATCATTATCCTCGATGAAGCCACAAGTTCACTGGATTCGAAAACTGAATCACAAATACAAAACACAATCAATTCTCTGGTTAACAAGAAGACCACAATCACCATCGCACATAGATTATCAACCATTATTAATGCTGATACAATTCTAGTGCTTTACAAAGGCGAGATCATAGAGCAAGGAAGGCACCAAGAACTGTTGAAGTTGAATGGGTTCTACAAATCTTTGTGGGATGTACAACGCAAGAAGCAGTCTGAAATTTTTGACCAAGAT AACAAATCTGCTGGTAATTCTCAGGAAAAGGAtgaaattgttttattaaaagCTGAAGAATCCGTAGAAGGTCAAAAATCAGATGAAAATACTAAAGAAACGAGTAAATCGGTGTATGAAGGCAATTCCGAGaaggaaaattttaaattggACCCGAGTTTTATAGATAAAAGAGATTCATTTAACAGGTATTTTAACAaaa GACACTTAGAAATTGTTAAACTCTTGGTAAAATACGGAGCGAATGTGTATAGCCCTGCCAAAAATGGAATGACATGTTTACATTTCGCAGCTCAAAAGGGCCATTTGGAAGTACTCAAATTTGtaagattttaa
- a CDS encoding uncharacterized protein (chr2.cand.404 - transmembrane;~membrane protein, putative;~8 probable transmembrane helices predicted for TA14810 by TMHMM2.0 at aa 37-56, 66-88, 124-143, 153-172, 185-207, 238-260, 320-342 and 418-437), with product MLSRIRLRKTNDERERKSKESEKGGYVYRKNINDKHSIVFFFLGMAMNLNLDTSLLTERIFEVENFTNITIFLYFSVVVIVCILYMFSIKPQFWQLVAGAWVLAASRTCQVVLSMFAHGKSGRNLFLLFYSINGTYVISLYFLNESYLHFNNGGVFFSILASLLQIICGVVIGDDTSRQVRRTLIICQTAYLLETLIASVWITIVFIEHHSDEEELKKQAKIQEGGQKYEQAMKKFKYIPYYISKFFVSFFACIFRVIFHPVLIPYMMDVSNVNKLLASIVFTFSEFLGRLVTFQVDEYIDPSKKSQSMSDDLFLFRQDLHLYLLFCYQCFVCTLAVYSSWFQKYGISRNPYFVTFITMTSGLVTGYNNNRAASGSQAVLQYYSKSKDNSNTKPKEPSSDSNKITPDIASDTSNVNDIITLLSYSSFLVACLISYYIQHAIIRRKETLEFILLSHRKYMDKESVRILATKLNL from the exons ATGCTTAGTAGGATCAGATTGAGGAAGACTAACGATGAGAGGGAAAGGAAATCTAAGGAGAGTGAGAAAGGAGGGTATGTATACAGGAAAAATATCAATGATAAGCACTCTATTGTTTTCTTTTTCCTAGGAATGGCAATGAACCTAAACCTAGATACCAGTCTCTTGACGGAGAGAATTTTTGAAGTTGAAAActttacaaatattacCATTTTCCTCTATTTCAGTGTCGTTGTTATCGTATGTATTCTCTATATGTTTTCAATAAAGCCACAATTCTGGCAACTTGTGGCCGGTGCGTGGGTGTTAGCTGCTTCTCGTACTTGTCAGGTTGTTTTGTCTATGTTTGCCCATGGAAAGTCTGGTCGaaatttgtttttgttGTTCTACTCAATAAATG GCACATATGTTATCTccttatattttttaaatgaatCGTATCTCCACTTCAACAACGGTGGTGTTTTCTTCTCAATTTTGGCCTCTTTGTTGCAAATTATCTGTGGTGTTGTCATCGGAGATGATACCTCTCGTCAAGTGCGCCGGACATTAATCATATGTCAGACTGCATATCTATTAGAAACACTAATCGCTTCAGTATGGATTACAATCGTGTTCATAGAACATCATtcagatgaagaagaattaaaaaaacaagCTAAAATACAAGAAGGAGGTCAGAAATACGAACAGGCAATGAaaaagtttaaatatatcCCGTATTACATTTCTAAGTTTTTTGTTTCGTTTTTCGCATGCATTTTTCGTGTTATTTTTCACCCTGTGTTGATCCCCTATATGATGGATGTTTCAAACGTTAATAAACTTTTGGCTTCTATTGTATTTACATTTTCTGAGTTTTTAGGTAGATTGGTTACATTCCAAGTTGATGAATACATTGACCCCTCTAAAAAATCTCAGAGCATGTCGgatgatttatttttatttagaCAGGACCTACATCTGTATTTGCTTTTTTGCTACCAATGTTTTGTTTGTACATTAGCTGTTTATTCCTCATGGTTCCAAAAATATGGAATTAGCAGGAACCCCTACTTTGTCACTTTTATAACCATGACCTCAGGACTAGTGACTGGTTATAACAATAACAGAGCTGCAAGTGGTTCGCAAGCTGTTTTACAATACTATAGTAAATCGAAAGATAATTCAAATACTAAACCCAAGGAACCCTCTAGCGattctaataaaattacacCAGATATTGCATCCGATACATCCAATGTTAACGACATCATTACACTGCTAAGCTACTCATCCTTTTTAGTGGCTTGTTTGATTTCATATTATATCCAACATGCAATCATCAGACGTAAAGAGACTCTCGAATTCATACTCCTTTCACACAGAAAGTATATGGATAAAGAGTCAGTTAGAATATTAGCAACaaaactaaatttataa
- a CDS encoding uncharacterized protein (chr2.cand.403 - hypothetical protein), translating into MTNLRHLVFLEKKLVSVENKDGTNLMIGSIVDVAGDDYFMFLLESSGIVWMCYKPWVKFDDTTHLRFVNFKTFEFEATNLFYCPLKKVLVVIGREQECDSMLKFNSYDLSMFNDTYDQAPQFIQSTPLFPNLNEFRPDNVIKVSISDCCSTIAVSTEFSGIYMYRNYITHSDDQKLWIIPPNKVFKMCAKNIHILDLEGSQYLFVTTDFEVVSYNLSDNKVVYVESSDVKYEASCKLKQNLVGVYVPGRILIYHILQGMVKHIETNTNDIDSTNSGIDNIKLHCYNEYVVNCNVDNIFDNNNIILINLYSYLLDISFIAYSYYIPRLIHIVQFMNNLYLFTTNSNLNNPSGVFSSVLIFELKNKKLYNRVDILIKKRLFDWAIKLLKFENRSTNEIEQIYKIYADWLYMKNKYSESICYYSKCNNTIEPCYVIQRFLMLNTKTYLYTYLYNYLYHIKTNEKASIDNNYYILTILLLQSLNNNDTQMLEDEPKSQGNEGQELVVENELHRFLSKFSNIYKKSIKESIIQCRYINKYEFACEIAKHQDDEEEYLNILIEDLNQFDKAFELLQSASHYVKYNIIIKHSKLLLNYDSSKLLKLIDDIVNDNQREPNQVQENPNNNDKSSNCQLNNGFDINSVLNLFILENDFLTKLMGLVKDNSSLLLYTIKLNILLQQYNKYKQSYNSQDDGCSNSENDTSHNNVDKSALVEDSILKLLNSSSNYHTELIGLVLCLLYKYKRGSIVISIKMRYYNLPLILLDNEDDIISLLDYVYNNYIVIKKLLYNVQKLLKFQNIIKIFNNYQSIQFQYLNDYIRGEFKKINDTINEYNNDIMQDKLEYMNMKKNLVDLNTNYIIINNINCSSCGLHLEYPSIHFYCKHSYHIYCVTQDNTCPKCTYNIPVRFNLIKLL; encoded by the exons ATGACGAATCTTCGTCATTTGGTGTTTCTTGAAAAGAAACTAGTATCTGTCGAAAATAAAG ATGGAACAAATTTGATGATTGGCAGCATCGTTGATGTTGCTGGAGATGACTACTTCATGTTCTTGCTGGAATCCTCCGGGATAGTGTGGATGTGTTATAAGCCCTGGGTTAAATTCGATGACACAACTCACCTGAGGTTCGTGAACTTTAAAACCTTTGAATTTGAAGCCacaaatttgttttattgtCCATTAAAAAAGGTATTGGTGGTAATAGG ACGAGAGCAAGAATGTGACTCGATGCTAAAATTCAACAGTTATGACTTGTCGATGTTTAATGATACATATGACCAGGCACCTCAATTCATACAGTCAACTCCTTTGTTCCCTAATTTGAATGAGTTCCGACCAGATAATGTAATTAAGGTCTCAATTTCAGACTGTTGCTCGACCATCGCAGTCTCAACTGAGTTCAGCGGgatatatatgtatagGAATTATATCACTCATTCAGATGACCAGAAGTTATGGATAATACCACCAAATAAAGTGTTTAAGATGTGTGCCAAGAACATCCATATCCTAGACCTAGAGGGTTCACAGTACCTGTTTGTTACCACAGACTTTGAAGTCGTGTCATATAACCTTAGTGACAACAAAGTTGTATACGTAGAGTCCTCGGATGTTAAGTATGAAGCTTCCTGCAAGCTAAAGCAAAATTTAGTGGGAGTGTATGTGCCTGGAAGGATACTAATATACCATATACTACAAGGGATGGTAAAGCATATAGAGACAAACACCAACGACATAGACAGCACTAACAGTGGGATcgataatataaaattgcATTGTTATAATGAATACGTGGTGAATTGCAATGTGGATAACATTTTCGACAATAACAACATCATACTCATAAATCTTTACTCGTACCTGCTGGATATCTCCTTTATAGCATACAGTTACTACATCCCAAGGCTCATACACATTGTCCAGTTCATGAATAACCTTTATCTGTTTACAACAAACAGTAACCTGAACAACCCAAGCGGTGTGTTCTCTAGTGTTTTGATATTTGAACTTAAGAATAAGAAGCTGTACAATAGAGTTGACATCCTGATAAAGAAGAGGTTATTTGACTGGGCAATCAAGCTCCTAAAGTTTGAAAACAGGTCAACCAACGAGATAGAGCAgatatacaaaatatacGCAGACTGGCTgtatatgaaaaataaatacaGCGAGTCGATTTGTTACTACTCGAAGTGTAACAATACAATTGAGCCCTGTTACGTGATACAACGTTTTCTGATGTTGAACACCAAAACCTATCTTTACACCTATTTGTATAACTATCTATACCACATTAAAACTAACGAAAAGGCTTCAATTGATAACAACTATTACATCTTAACTATACTCTTATTGCAGTCACTGAATAACAATGATACACAAATGCTTGAAGATGAGCCAAAATCGCAAGGCAATGAGGGCCAGGAATTAGTGGTAGAAAATGAACTACATAGATTTTTGTCTAAATTTAGTAACATATACAAAAAGAGCATCAAAGAATCTATCATTCAGTGtagatatataaataagtaTGAATTCGCATGTGAAATCGCCAAGCATCAAGATGACGAAGAAGAGTATCTAAACATACTCATTGAAGACCTTAACCAATTTGACAAGGCCTTCGAACTTTTACAGTCCGCTTCCCACTATGTCAAATAtaacataattattaagCACTCTAAGCTACTATTAAACTATGATTCATCGAAACTTTTGAAACTGATTGACGACATTGTTAATGATAATCAAAGGGAACCTAATCAAGTACAAGAAAATCCTAACAACAATGATAAGTCTTCAAATTGtcaattaaataatggTTTCGATATAAACAGTgtattgaatttatttatattggAAAATGACTTTTTGACAAAATTGATGGGACTGGTGAAAGATAACAGTTCCCTACTCCTGTATACTATTAAGTTGAACATTTTACTCCAACAGtataacaaatataaacaaaGTTACAATAGTCAAGACGACGGATGTTCTAATTCTGAGAATGACACTTCACATAATAATGTGGATAAGAGTGCCTTAGTGGAAGATAGCATACTTAAGCTCCTTAACAGTAGTAGTAATTACCACACTGAGTTGATCGGCCTGGTGCTATGTTTACTCTATAAATACAAGAGGGGCTCCATAGTAATAAGCATAAAGATGAGATATTACAACCTGCCGCTAATTCTTTTGGACAATGAGGATGACATAATTAGTTTGTTGGACTACGT aTATAACAACTACATTGTAATAAAGAAGCTGCTCTACAACGTTCAGAAATTACTGAAATTTCAGAATATCATAAAGATTTTTAACAATTACCAGAGCATTCAGTTTCAATACCTCAAC GACTACATAAGGGGCGAATTCAAAAAGATCAATGATACGATAAATGAGTATAATAACGACATAATGCAGGATAAGCTCGAATACATGAATATGAAGAAGAACTTGGTCGACCTGAACACGAATTACATCattatcaataatattaactgTTCGTCGTGTGGGTTACACTTGGAATATCCTTCTATACACTTCTATTGTAAACACTCGTATCACATATACTGCGTAACTCAAGATAACACCTGCCCAAAGTGTACTTACAATATACCGGTAAGATTCAATTTAATCAAACTTTTGTAG
- a CDS encoding uncharacterized protein (chr2.C.cand.118 - WD40 G-beta protein;~G-beta protein, putative) has translation MNTCFFKSDKDLNCLAFHPTLDLLVSGSINGHLDIFKFDEIGGELVKESSNSTTHSSSVRISKFSPDGTEIMSASSDKTVSLTDFHSNKVKWTGKGHKNPVNCACYIKESILASGDDEGEIRIWDTRAKSSCIGKINEFSDCVTDLMVGRDSNELIATCADQIGCFDHRKFKLKALSDNTDHEFLAMTLVKKGKKVICGTSTGSICFFTYGFWGDLNDIIPVNKETVNGIVKVTEDLVCTCGDDGEIYVVQLFPNKVLGKLKDFKNLDVKVRSTDSLTINHNNTLLGFLANFEYVFLTSTDEANRLLSNDQPDFFDEI, from the exons atgaatacatgtttttttaaatctgaTAAAGATCTTAATTGTTTAGCCTTTCATCCGACACTTGATCTTCTGGTTTCAGGATCAATCAACGGCCACCTCGATAT attcaaatttgatgaaattgGTGGAGAATTAGTGAAAGAATCTTCCAATTCTACTACACATTCCAGTTCTGTTAGAATCTCCAAGTTTTCTCCTGACGGAACAG AAATCATGTCGGCATCTTCTGATAAGACTGTTTCTCTCACTGATTTCCACTCAAATAAAGTAAAATGGACTGGAAAAGGACACAA GAATCCAGTTAACTGTGCCTGCTATATCAAGGAATCTATCCTGGCTTCAGGAGATGATGAGGGTGAAATAAGG ATTTGGGATACTAGAGCAAAAAGTTCATGTATAGGTAAAATTAACGAGTTTTCTGATTGTGTTACCG ACCTCATGGTCGGACGTGATTCTAACGAGCTTATCGCAACATG TGCAGATCAAATTGGTTGTTTTGACCATAGAAAGTTCAAATTGAAGGCTCTTTCTGACAACACAGATCATGAGTTTTTAGCCATGACCCTCGTTAAG AAGGGGAAAAAAGTTATTTGCGGGACTTCTACCGGTTCCATTTGTTTTTTCACTTACGGATTTTGGGGTGACCTTAACGACATTATTCCAGTAAATAAGGAGACTGTGAATGGAATC GTAAAGGTAACTGAGGACTTGGTTTGCACTTGTGGAGATGATGGAGAAATATACGTTGTGCAGTTGTTCCCAAATAAGGTCTTAG GTAAACTTAAAGACTTCAAAAACCTTGATGTCAAAGTTCGGTCGACTGATTCTCTAACTATAAACCACAACAATACTCTATTag GATTTCTTGCCAATTTCGAATATGTTTTCCTGACAAGTACCGACGAGGCTAACAGATTGTTGTCCAATGATCAACCGGATTTTTTTGATgaaatttga